Proteins from a single region of Cetobacterium sp. ZOR0034:
- a CDS encoding glutathione ABC transporter substrate-binding protein, producing MKKKILLLSALAIFLGNSLNAVASKDTLIVAQGADAKVLDPHATNDQPSSRVAGQIYDSLVKQDINMNIIPGLAESWTQIDDTTTEFKLRKGVKFHNGEPLTADDVKFTLDRMKSSPQVSHIIKAIDSVEVVDDNTVRIKTDKPFGALLSHLSHTAASILNREAVEKGGSAYGQNPVGTGPYKFVSWQAGDRITLQANPEYYLGKAPTEKVIFRSIVEGTNRTIGLETGEVDIAYDLEPVDKEMVKSLPTLDYVEEPSLSMAYIGFNVNKEALKDKKVRQAISYALNVQDIIDVAYQGSGAKANSPIGPKVFGYNPNAKGYDYNPEKAKELLKEAGYEKGLKLKLWTNDNPTRRDIAVIAQDQLKQVGIDVTIETLEWGAYLDGTARGEHDMFILGWVSVTGDADYGLEPLFNSANKGGAGNRSFYENPKVDELLTKAKNSTNPEERKAYYYEAQEIIQEDAPIFTIAYTTQNIGKQKTVEGFQMHPAGHHKIYGAYKTK from the coding sequence ATGAAGAAAAAAATACTTTTATTAAGTGCTTTAGCAATATTTTTAGGAAATAGTTTAAATGCAGTAGCAAGTAAAGATACTTTGATTGTAGCGCAAGGAGCTGATGCGAAAGTTTTAGATCCTCATGCAACAAATGATCAACCATCTTCTAGAGTGGCAGGACAAATCTATGATTCATTAGTAAAACAAGATATCAATATGAATATAATTCCTGGTTTAGCTGAAAGTTGGACTCAAATTGATGATACAACAACTGAATTTAAATTAAGAAAAGGTGTAAAGTTCCATAATGGAGAACCTCTAACAGCGGATGATGTAAAGTTCACGTTAGATAGAATGAAATCATCACCTCAAGTATCACATATAATTAAAGCCATTGATTCAGTTGAAGTAGTGGACGATAATACAGTAAGAATAAAAACAGATAAACCGTTTGGTGCCTTATTAAGTCATCTATCACATACAGCTGCATCGATTTTAAATAGAGAGGCAGTTGAAAAAGGTGGTTCAGCTTATGGTCAAAATCCAGTAGGAACAGGACCTTATAAATTTGTTAGTTGGCAAGCTGGAGATAGAATAACTCTTCAAGCAAATCCTGAATATTATTTAGGAAAAGCTCCAACTGAAAAAGTAATTTTTAGAAGTATAGTTGAAGGAACAAATAGAACAATAGGATTAGAGACTGGTGAAGTTGATATCGCATATGATTTAGAACCTGTGGATAAAGAGATGGTAAAATCGTTACCAACTTTAGATTATGTGGAGGAACCATCGTTATCAATGGCATACATAGGGTTTAACGTGAATAAAGAAGCGTTAAAAGATAAAAAAGTAAGACAAGCAATTTCTTATGCTTTAAATGTACAAGATATAATTGATGTTGCATACCAAGGGTCAGGAGCAAAAGCAAACTCGCCAATAGGACCAAAAGTATTTGGCTATAATCCTAATGCAAAAGGGTACGATTATAATCCTGAAAAAGCAAAAGAGTTATTAAAAGAAGCTGGATATGAAAAGGGATTAAAGTTAAAGTTATGGACAAATGATAATCCTACAAGAAGAGATATAGCTGTAATAGCTCAAGATCAATTAAAACAAGTTGGAATAGATGTAACTATTGAAACTCTTGAATGGGGAGCATACTTAGATGGAACAGCAAGAGGAGAGCACGATATGTTTATTTTAGGATGGGTTTCTGTAACAGGAGATGCTGATTATGGATTAGAGCCTTTATTTAACTCTGCAAATAAAGGTGGAGCAGGAAATAGATCATTCTATGAAAATCCAAAAGTTGATGAATTATTAACAAAAGCAAAAAATTCAACAAATCCAGAAGAAAGAAAAGCGTATTACTATGAAGCTCAAGAAATAATTCAAGAGGATGCACCTATATTTACAATAGCTTATACAACTCAAAATATAGGAAAGCAAAAAACTGTTGAAGGATTCCAAATGCACCCAGCAGGACATCATAAAATATACGGAGCGTACAAAACAAAATAA
- the nikB gene encoding nickel ABC transporter permease, which translates to MHKYILKRILLLIPVLLGVSFLVFTIMSFTPGDPAQLILGESAPREAVAQLRAEMGLNDPFIVQYIRFVKNAVVGNFGQSYTTGREVFGEIFSRFPNTLILAVLGIIIAVCIGIPLGIISATRQYTLIDSVSMIGALLGVSMPVFWLGLMLILTFSVNLRWLPSGGFDGLKSLILPSITLGVGSAAIITRMTRSSMLEVIRQDYIRTARAKGVAEKVVINKHALKNALIPVITVVGLQFGGLLGGAVLTESVYSWPGVGRMMVDAIRQKDTPTVLASVIFLAVTFSIVNLAVDILYAYVDPRIKSQYK; encoded by the coding sequence ATGCACAAGTATATATTAAAAAGAATACTGTTACTAATACCAGTATTGTTAGGAGTATCGTTTCTAGTATTTACAATAATGTCATTTACACCAGGAGATCCAGCACAACTTATCTTAGGAGAAAGTGCTCCTAGGGAAGCTGTAGCTCAATTGAGAGCAGAGATGGGATTGAATGATCCATTTATAGTTCAATATATCAGATTTGTTAAAAATGCAGTAGTAGGAAATTTTGGACAGTCTTATACTACAGGAAGAGAGGTATTTGGAGAGATATTCTCGAGATTCCCGAATACACTAATATTAGCAGTTTTAGGAATAATTATAGCTGTTTGCATTGGAATTCCTTTAGGGATAATTTCAGCAACAAGACAGTATACATTAATAGATAGCGTGAGTATGATAGGAGCACTTTTAGGTGTATCAATGCCAGTGTTCTGGTTAGGGTTAATGTTAATCTTAACATTCTCAGTAAATTTAAGATGGTTACCTTCTGGAGGATTTGATGGATTAAAAAGTTTGATTTTACCATCGATTACATTAGGGGTAGGATCGGCAGCCATAATTACTCGTATGACTCGTTCTTCTATGTTAGAAGTTATAAGACAAGACTACATTAGAACGGCAAGAGCTAAGGGGGTAGCAGAAAAAGTTGTAATAAATAAGCATGCTCTAAAAAATGCTTTGATACCAGTTATAACAGTAGTTGGATTACAATTTGGTGGACTTTTAGGAGGAGCTGTATTAACAGAATCAGTTTATTCATGGCCTGGTGTAGGAAGAATGATGGTTGATGCCATTAGACAAAAAGATACACCGACAGTTTTAGCATCGGTAATTTTCTTGGCGGTAACGTTTAGTATAGTAAACTTAGCAGTTGATATATTATACGCTTATGTAGATCCAAGAATAAAATCGCAATACAAATAG
- the nikC gene encoding nickel transporter permease → METTTKNENIGKKRSQWAELWKNLKRNKMALFGLVILVIIVLLALFADQIANYDQVVIKQNLRMRLKPPSSTHWLGTDEFGRDIFARLVHGARVSLKVGILAVGIAIIAGGFLGAIAGYYGGKLDNIIMRVMDIFLAVPSILLAIAIVSALGPNLLNLMIAVSISSIPRYARIVRASVLSIRDQEFIEAARAIGASDARIIFRHIIPNSLAPVIVQGTLGVANAILSTAGLSFIGLGIQPPAPEWGSMLSGGRQYLRYAWWVTTFPGVSIMITILSLNLLGDGLRDALDPRLKQ, encoded by the coding sequence GTGGAGACTACTACAAAAAATGAAAATATTGGAAAAAAAAGAAGCCAATGGGCTGAATTATGGAAAAATTTAAAAAGAAATAAGATGGCATTGTTTGGTTTAGTTATATTGGTTATAATAGTTTTACTTGCGTTATTTGCGGATCAAATAGCTAACTATGATCAAGTTGTTATAAAGCAAAATTTAAGAATGAGATTAAAACCTCCTTCATCAACTCATTGGTTAGGAACGGATGAGTTTGGAAGAGATATTTTTGCAAGATTAGTTCATGGAGCTAGAGTATCGTTAAAAGTTGGAATATTAGCTGTAGGGATTGCTATAATTGCAGGTGGATTTTTAGGGGCCATTGCAGGATATTATGGTGGTAAATTAGATAATATTATAATGAGAGTAATGGATATTTTCTTAGCAGTACCTAGTATATTATTAGCAATTGCAATTGTATCAGCACTAGGACCGAATTTATTAAATTTAATGATAGCTGTAAGTATCTCTTCGATACCTAGATATGCTAGAATAGTAAGAGCATCTGTTCTGTCAATAAGAGATCAAGAGTTTATCGAAGCAGCAAGAGCGATTGGAGCAAGTGACGCAAGAATAATATTCAGACATATTATTCCTAACTCTTTAGCACCTGTAATTGTACAAGGAACTTTAGGGGTTGCTAATGCAATATTATCGACAGCAGGATTGAGCTTTATAGGATTAGGAATCCAACCACCAGCACCAGAGTGGGGATCAATGCTATCAGGAGGTAGACAATACCTGAGATATGCATGGTGGGTAACTACATTCCCAGGAGTATCAATCATGATAACAATTCTATCACTAAATCTTTTAGGAGATGGATTGAGAGATGCATTAGATCCGAGATTAAAACAATAA